The window AGCTGCGATATGGTGATATTTTGGCAACTATATCGTCTCTATCTGATACAATGTCTAAGATGGCTCTAGACAGCAGTCACGCTGAGCAGCGAGATATGCACACATGTATTGCTCAAATGATGCATGAGCAAAAGCTGACTCGCGAAAGTATTACAGAACTAATAACAGCAGTTTCGGACATGAAAATCTCTATGGTGACTGAACAGGGCATCAATGCGTCGGCGAGAATCGAATTTCGGCAGAGGCTATCCGAAGTCCAGCTTATGCAGCTCTTGAGCCAATTATCTGTTGCTGTCCTTCCAGATCCCATCAAAGCTTTTCAGTTGCTATTGTTCGTGTCTAAGAAGCGACAGCCGAAATCGTCAATCAAAGGAGAGGCATTTTGGCTTGATTCAAGAATCCAAAAATGgaataaagacaaagacTCGTCTCTTGTTATTATTAATGGAACATGGAAGACACGTTTCCATCTCCAGAGTTTTTGCGTAAGATCTATCGCGATACTATTTGATGCAAAGTGTCCGGTTATTTGGGCATTGAAAGCGCTCAACGTTGACAAAACACCTGCCGATCAAGCACAAGTGTCGACAATCGACCTACTTAAGTATATAATTTCACAGGCCATTTCTGTCAACAAAAGTATCCACACCGATGCAGCTCTGGTCCCTCATCTCAAGTCTCATATTGACGCAAAGTCAGAAGAAGACTGGATTAATATTCTTGCAGCAGTCCTCCAGGGTATACCGCGTCTCTATATTATCATCGATGTTGAAGTCTTAAGCCAAAATTTGAGGACATTGACAGAGGATTTCTGGCCGGCATCATTCCTAAAAATGTTCTCCGAGCTCTCAGCACGCAATATTGGGACAATTGTCAAAGTAGCTTTAATCAGCTATGGCTCACCACTACTTAAAGGCCCGTTCAGAAAGGATTGTCAGGATCTCGTTGTGTCGGTTGGTGGGGTGAGACAGACTCGAGCATCTGTAGCGAGGGCCCGCAAGCAGGGCTCTTCCATTATTAGGACCAGAAGAAATGTTGGGTTACAGGCCATGTATAACAGGTAATGGCCAGCCCCTCTAATATAATTATGATGATACCTGGGCCCGATAGATCAAACTGAAAGAGCTTTCCGAGTCGCTATATTGAACTCAAAAAGGTGGTATAAGATACAAGAATCTCTCGTATGTTCATATGCTATTATTTGTTAGCAGCCCAGTCAGTCACAACATTCCACAAATTCTACAAACTTACTCAGTCATGTGGTTAGCACTTCAACTCTGTACCCTGATACCCTTCACAATTCCTATTAACAGCCGAGCACCATTTCTTCAACGTCCATATTACATGTAGGATGAGGAATTTCGTGTCCAGTATGGCTGAGGGTTGGACTAGACGACAAGATAGACCGTAAATTACTGGGCCGTCCTTGCGCCTATTCTTTGCAGTAATCTAGAGGTTGCAGCGTCTATGGGACGTGGCGGGCGATGCATCTCAGTCCAAAATTCTTTCGTCATTATTTCGTGTTGCGGCGCTGTCAGGTTGCTAACTATCCATTCGAGGTTGACCCCTGACTCAGGATAAGGCATGGGACGAGCAACAGCCTTTGCTCGTATAATATCCCCACGTAGGCCCATGAGCCATGGATGCACAGCTAAGAGTGATCGTTGGAaaagctcttcaacatcctAGGAGAGAGACTTTAAGACTTACCACGGACATAGTCATGCACAGTGACAAAGTTATTGCCGGCGGAAGGTGTCACTTTGATCTTCAACCCTCTCTTCCTAAGCGGTCTATCGTCTCCGCAACATCGTATGAGAAACTCCGTATCCGAGTCCTCCTCCCAGCTCCCATCCTCCTTGGGCTCGTTCGCATATGGCCGGTCTTCATCGCTGAGATCTCCATAGGTGGTATACTCGGCGTTAAACTCAGGAGCTATATGGTCCCTATGCCATGCTAGCCAATCAGACTCCCATTGGTCAAGATCGCGCAGTGAAGCCTCAATAGAAGAGACCTTTGGGTCGGTCAGAGGCAGCGATGAAATCTCATGCCAGGTACCACTaccgctgccgctggtgTCTGGTCTGAAGAAGGGGTCAAGCTCGCCGACGCTGCGAGCAGTCCTCATGACGGATATTGTGGAAGGGAAGACGCCTTCCAGAGGCCAGTAGAGACGCTTGGCGgcgggagagaagaggaCACGCTGCTCATTCCTCCGAAGCTCCTCGAATGAGGGATATGGAGGTTCATCTGATTGGATCGACTGCGCAGCTGCCatgatgatatgatgaaGTTTATACGATGGATGGCTTTGTAGGCTATAAAAGACGCGAAGGAGTGATATTTTGCCTATAGCACTAAAGACTTAAGTAAAAGATGGCTGACGAACTAACAGGCTTAAGTTGATGTAAGGATGGGAATTCATGTAAGCGGTTCAAGTCTCAGAACAGAATGCTAAAGGAAGCCTTTTATCTGGCAGTTACTAGTCTATTAAGAAATAAATATCCAGctcaagtatctgctattatgGCTACACgtttctagtatctgctgcCATCCCTATATTTTTCTAGTATCTACTACTACCGTTAAATCCCCTCTAGTTTCTGGTATCATCACTCGCTACCTACCCATGTAGCATTAGATCTAAGACACGAAATGTTAGATGGTACACTTGGGATACTGGCTAGCAATTCCCTATAAAACCATTGGATCCATCATATCAGAAGCTGTTCCTGGAGTGGCGCATCAAAGTGAAGCCACAGTTTGTACAGAGGTACCTCACAGTGAAGCCACCCCGCAGCACAAAGTGGCATCAAACGTGCCCCGCCTCGCTTTTGCTTGCTGACATATGTCACTGTGGACTGCCACTATCGATAGCGCTATCTCATGTGACCCAGTCTTATCgtcaacttttttttttcttctgcaaTCGCAAGCTACCTGTGTGAAGGGTCTGCCGGATAGCCTCCAATTGCAATTGAGTTGGGACAGGCGCTTCATTAATATTCACCGcgcgcaagaagaagctgcctgtCTCGATGCATTAAGATTCAGGCATTGCATCTCATAAACACCCCAATACCTCGTCATTCATCTTCAAGCAAGAATTGCGATCCGAGCTTAAAGCTACTTCGACATCATGGCGCCCTCAGCCACCAGCACGGAATGGGACCACCAGTTTCACACTCTGCGTCGCCAGGATCTCTTCCGCAATCCTCCTACCGATCATTCCGCATATCCTGCTCTCCAGTTAGCAGTCAACCCCCACATTGAGTCGTTCAACGCCATCTTCCGCGGCGATGGAAAGCCCGGCCTTCTGGCCCATGGCCTGGCGGATATTGGCACAAAAGTTTTCCTCGATGGCAACGACCGCGCTGGCCCAGAAGGCAAAAACCGCCTCCAGATTCGGATCAAGGAGGTGACCCTGCAAAAGCCGCAGGTGCCGCCATCCAACAAGCTGGCCCTGAACAGAGAAATTTTCCCGGCCGAGTGCAGAGAGAGACACGCTACCTACAGAGGAAAGCTCTCCGCCACTTTTGAGTACAGCATCAATGGAGGCGATGTCATTGAATTTACCAGAGAGCTTGGCCAGGTTCCTATTATGATCAAGGTATGACGCTCCTACATCTCTCCCAGCGTGTTTATCATCGACGAGCCGTACTCACGAGTTACAAACAGTCAAACAGATGTCACCTCGAGAATAACTCGCCTGCTTTGTTGGTTTCACGAAAAGAAGAGTCCGAAGAGCTTGGTGGATACTTTATTGTCAACGGTAATGAAAAGATTATCCGTCTCCTGCAGGTGAACAAGCGAAACTTTCCCATGGCCATCAACCGTCCGAGTTTCACAAATCGAGGTGCCGGATACACCACATACGGTATCATTCTGCGATCAGTACGACCAGACGAGACGTCGCAGACAAATGTTTTGCATTACTTGAAGGATGGAAATGTGACCTTCAGGTTTTCTTGGCGCAAGAACGAATACCTTATCCCCGTCATCATGATTCTCAAGGCACTGGTGGAAACCAACGACCGAGAAATCTTTGAGGGACTGATTGGACCCATGGGCTCTAAGTCGGCCCAAAACACTTTCCTCACAGATCGTGTAGAACTCCTGTTGCGAACATACAAGGCCTATCGCCTCTACAGCAAGTCTGAAACACGTGCCTACTTGGGCCAAAAGTTCAGGGTCGTCTTGGGAGTTCCGGAGACCATGTCAGATTACGAGGTTGGAACTGAATTCCTGCGAAAAATTGTCTGCGTGCATCTGGGCAATGTCGACGTCACTGAGAAGCAAGATCTCGACAAGTTCCACATGGTGCTGTTCATGATTCGGAAGCTCTACGCCTTGGCCGCTGGTGAATGCGCCGTCGACAATCCCGATGCCATCCAGAACCAGGAAATTCTGCTCGGTGGATTCCTTTACTCGCAGATTTTGAAGGAGAGGCTAGACGAGTTCCTTAGCGTGAGCGTTCGTACGGCCATCCGAGACTACCTGAGAAGACACCCTGCTGTGAATTTCACCTCAGAAGAATTCCGAAAGGAGTTCCCTGGTGGCATCTTCAGAAAGTCAAACGAAAATATCGCCAATGGCCTCGAATACTTCCTTTCCACCGGTAATTTGGTTAGTGCCTCTGGTCTGGATCTACAGCAAACAGCAGGCTTCACTGTGGTGGCAGAGAAGCTCAACTTTTTGCGTTTCATCAGCCACTTCAGAATGGTTCACCGTGGTGCCTTCTTCGCCCAACTCAAGACAACAGCCGTGCGTAAACTGCTGCCGGAATCTTGGGGCTTCATGTGCCCTGTCCACACACCTGATGGTTCTCCCTGCGGCTTGCTGAACCACATGACGCACAAGTGCAAGATTATGACGGATTACATCGATGTTTCCAGCATTCCTGCGCTGGTCGCTGAGCTCGGTGCTGTTGAAACATCATCCGCGTCCACTGATGAGAGTGTTGTTGTCATGCTGGATGGCAAGATCCTCGGATGGTCCACCCCGAAGGAGTCACTGCGAATCGGGGACTGCTTGAGATACTGGAAGGTCGAGGGCTCGCACAACGTACCTTTGCAGCTCGAGATCGGATACGTACCCCCATCAAACGGCGGTTCATACCCGGGTCTGTATCTGACATCCACCCCGTCCAGAATGGTTCGACCCGTCAAATACCTGCCCCTACAGAAAGAAGACTTTGTCGGCCCCTACGAGCAGCCTTACATGTCAATCGCTGTCGTTCCGCAGGAGATTGAGTCTGGTGTGTCTACACACGTTGAATTCGACCCAACCAACATGCTCTCCATCCTTGCCAACATGACGCCGTTCTCCGACTTTAACCAATCTCCCCGAAACATGTACCAGTGTCAGATGGGTAAACAAACTATGGGAACTCCAGGTACGGCCATTCGACACCGAACAGACAACAAGTCCTATAGGATACAAACGGGTCAAACCCCCATTGTCCGTGCCCCTCTTCACAACACTTATGGCTTCGACAACTTCCCCAACGGCATGAACGCAGTGGTTGCTGTCATTTCTTACACCGGTTACGACATGGACGATGCTATGATCATCAATAAGTCTGCTCACGAAAGAGGCTTCGGTCACGGTACCGTCtacaagaccaagaagatcACGCTCAAGGATGACTCAAGAACCAGGGCTGCCAAGAGCGTTGTCAAAATGTTTGGTTTCGCCCCTCACAGCTATGTCAGCGCGGCGTACCAGGGCAtgcttgatgacgatggttTGCCGCACGTTGGCCGAATGGTaaaggaagatgatgttttgTGCGCATGGCACACAGTCACCCCCGATTACAACGGAAACCTGGTCAACCTTGACGGACTCACCCACTACGAGAAATACAAGGACTCTGAGATTGGATTCATCGAAGAGGTCCGACTGATTGGTGCCGAATCAGGCTCTGAGCCTCTGCAGACGATTTCCATCAAGATCCGTATCCCTCGTTCTCCCGTCATTGGTGACAAGTTCTCATCCAGACACGGACAGAAGGGTGTCTTGTCACAAAAATGGCCGATGGTGGATATGCCCTTTTCCGAGACTGGTATTCAGCCcgatgtcatcatcaaccctCACGCTTTCCCGTCTCGAATGACGATTGGTATGTTTGTGGAGTCGCTGGCCGGAAAAGCTGGTGCTCTGCATGGACTGGCGCAGGATTCTACTCCATTCAGGTTTGACGAAGAGAACACGGCAGCAGACTACTTCGGACACCAGCTCATGAAGGCCGGATTCAACTACCACGGAAACGAGCCCATGTATTCTGGCATCACGGGAGAGGAGCTCGGTGCCGATATCTACATCGGTGTAGTCTACTACCAGAGACTACGTCACATGGTTAACGACAAGTACCAGGTGCGAACCACTGGTCCTGTGGTGCCCACAACAGGCCAGCCCATCAAGGGCAGAAAGAGAGGTGGTGGTATCCGTGTGGGAGAAATGGAACGTGATGCCCTGTTGGCACACGGCACAGCCTTTTTGCTGCAAGACAGACTGCTCAACTGCTCAGATTACACTCGATCATGGATCTGCCGTCGCTGCGGATCATTCTTGTCCGTGCAGCCCACAGTATCTCAATTCGCAccaggaaagaagaaggctcccAGCATGGTCCGTTGCCGAAACTGTGCCGTCAGGCTCGACGACAGCGAGGGCATCGACTTGACGGAAATTCAGGGAGAGATTTGGGAGGATGGCCAGGGCAACTGCTGGGTGGGCGGCGACCAGACGACGCAGGTTGTGGTCCCCGGTGCGCTCAAGTTTTTGGATGTGGAGTTGGCGGCCATGGGCGTCAAGCTCAAGTACAGAATAGACCGGACGGACGAGCCTCGCAAGGGACCgatgaagccgctgaagCAGATTACGGCGGCTGCTTAGTTTGTTTGAGACACAAAAGTAATGGGATTGGATGGGATACAAAACGGGGTTGTATAtacgttgatgatggctgcaTTAGTAAGGTATTAGATGCATATTTGGGCAATGTGATACAGAATTTACTGTTTATTTGAACTACAGCTGGATTGTGATTGATGGTATAGTTCAAGTCTCGATTTGTGAAAGCCAATGGCTCAGTGGTGATAAGGCATCACTGATGCTTGATGATATCAGGGGCTCAATTTTCTTGTGTGACGGTGGTCGATATGCAGGCTCCCGTCGACTGCGCGGGGACGGATAAGGCGGCCAGACCTGCTGAAATTGTGTCTTTTAATAAGAGATCGGTGTAACGAAACAAAAGTCAGACGATTCAAGACGCTCCTGTGCCTACGTGTTGCTGTTTCCctcgagatgagatgcttgtGTCTTGGCCCCTGAGCCCTGAAACCTGTCAGGCTACGCGAGAGTAAGAAACAGAAACTCGTCTTTCCTATCTATATCTCTTTGCTAAGCCAAGACAGGGCCAAGCCACTCGTCAAAGAGGGAATcacctcatcatcggctcAGATCGACGTCTGAACCAGGGCATGGGAAGCAAGAGAGAGTTATCTCAAGTTGAGAAAGTTGAGTTGATTTGCATCCTCACGTGGCTTGAAGCTGCATGTGGTTTCCCCAAAAATCGGAAATCCGGATCATCAGGCCGAATTGGTACCTTGGCATTGGTACCAAGTCGGGTCGTTTGCGAAGGCACTCTGATGCCTACCTTCCCTGTTGTTCCCCCaac of the Trichoderma breve strain T069 chromosome 4, whole genome shotgun sequence genome contains:
- a CDS encoding RNA polymerase rpb2, domain 6 domain-containing protein; its protein translation is MAPSATSTEWDHQFHTLRRQDLFRNPPTDHSAYPALQLAVNPHIESFNAIFRGDGKPGLLAHGLADIGTKVFLDGNDRAGPEGKNRLQIRIKEVTLQKPQVPPSNKLALNREIFPAECRERHATYRGKLSATFEYSINGGDVIEFTRELGQVPIMIKSNRCHLENNSPALLVSRKEESEELGGYFIVNGNEKIIRLLQVNKRNFPMAINRPSFTNRGAGYTTYGIILRSVRPDETSQTNVLHYLKDGNVTFRFSWRKNEYLIPVIMILKALVETNDREIFEGLIGPMGSKSAQNTFLTDRVELLLRTYKAYRLYSKSETRAYLGQKFRVVLGVPETMSDYEVGTEFLRKIVCVHLGNVDVTEKQDLDKFHMVLFMIRKLYALAAGECAVDNPDAIQNQEILLGGFLYSQILKERLDEFLSVSVQEFRKEFPGGIFRKSNENIANGLEYFLSTGNLVSASGLDLQQTAGFTVVAEKLNFLRFISHFRMVHRGAFFAQLKTTACKIMTDYIDVSSIPALVAELGAVETSSASTDESVVVMLDGKILGWSTPKESLRIGDCLRYWKVEGSHNVPLQLEIGYVPPSNGGSYPGLYLTSTPSRMVRPVKYLPLQKEDFVGPYEQPYMSIAVVPQEIESGVSTHVEFDPTNMLSILANMTPFSDFNQSPRNMYQCQMGKQTMGTPGTAIRHRTDNKSYRIQTGQTPIVRAPLHNTYGFDNFPNGMNAVVAVISYTGYDMDDAMIINKSAHERGFGHGTVYKTKKITLKDDSRTRAAKSVVKMFGFAPHSYVSAAYQGMLDDDGLPHVGRMVKEDDVLCAWHTVTPDYNGNLVNLDGLTHYEKYKDSEIGFIEEVRLIGAESGSEPLQTISIKIRIPRSPVIGDKFSSRHGQKGVLSQKWPMVDMPFSETGIQPDVIINPHAFPSRMTIGMFVESLAGKAGALHGLAQDSTPFRFDEENTAADYFGHQLMKAGFNYHGNEPMYSGITGEELGADIYIGVVYYQRLRHMVNDKYQVRTTGPVVPTTGQPIKGRKRGGGIRVGEMERDALLAHGTAFLLQDRLLNCSDYTRSWICRRCGSFLSVQPTVSQFAPGKKKAPSMVRCRNCAVRLDDSEGIDLTEIQGEIWEDGQGNCWVGGDQTTQVVVPGALKFLDVELAAMGVKLKYRIDRTDEPRKGPMKPLKQITAAA